The following is a genomic window from Carassius carassius chromosome 24, fCarCar2.1, whole genome shotgun sequence.
TGTTGATGCATTGGCTATACTGGGGATTACAGAACAGCAGGTGAGCTCTGGCTCAGCAGTAAGTGGATTGATGTTTGTGGCACTCACCGGAATGAGTAAGGAGGTGTTGCCTGAGATCACCACGTGCTGTGGCAGGTTGCTCTGATAACCAGTTACTGCTTGCTGGGGTCCACCAGAAGCACTGGTGATGTAGCCAATAATTGGGACCTGTGTAGCAGAGTAAACGCTGGTGGAGAGCTCTTGTTGGGGAGTGTTGTGAGGAGCCTGCATGAGTGTGTGCGGGGAGATTGTGGAGGCAGGAGAAACTTGGCTGTCTGAGGAAGTAAGGGCAGACACTCTGGACATTGGTTTGCCTATGCAGATCCCTCCTCTATCAGGAAGGTGCAAAGATAAGTGGTCCTTACCCAAAATACTTTGGAGCTCTGAGTTGTTTGCTGCAAGGTGGCTACTGGACACCAACATCAGCGATGTCTGCAGTCCTGTTCTGTCATGAGTGCTGTAGTCTGCTGGGAGCAGAACCTGAGCTTGGGTCTGAAGGCCCAGGTCATGGTTTTGCTTGTGGCTCTGGTCGCCTTCTGACTGGCTAGAAATTACTTTGGCAGTACTGTGCTTGACCACTGCAATCTCCCCTAGTGTACCATTCTGCATCTCTCTGTGATTGGAGCCTGGCTGCTTTGCAATGAAGCCATCTGTATAATGTAGAACCACTTGAGAGGGGGTAAGGGCCAGGGCATGAGGGGCAAGGACTGCTGAATGTGGATGGATTTGAATTGGCAGTTGAGCAGAAGGGGAGGAAACTGTCAAACCCAAAGGCGCACTATCTACCTGGATGCATTGAGTGTGGGAAACATTTGGTATAGAAGAAATCACATGATGATTCTGTGAATCAAGGCTGGATGCTTGAGATATGACAGCTGTTGTGGCCAAGACCTCTTGTGGTGTCCTCCGTGGCTGTGTTGGACTAGTCGTGGACGGCACAATCTGTGAAGAGATATAACTTGTATAGGGCCCTATGAGCTGGAGATTGGGGGGAAGTTGTGTGTATTGGACGGAGCCTATAGTTTGGGGAAGGCTTGTGGAGAAAACCGCAGGATTGGATGTTAGCACGGTAGGCCCAGAGAATACTCCCCTGTATGTTGAGCTGTTCGAAGAGAATGAAAAGCCAGCAGATGTAGTAGTTAGAGGATATTCTGTCACCACAGTGAGAGCCTTATTTGATGGTGGGGGGCTGTCAGGCTCAGCACTGTTGCTCTGTGATGGGCCTGCATTGTTGGGGATGTGGGCCATGCTAGCCATGGTAGCAACGCTGGCTAGCCAAGCCAAATTCTCTCCACTTTGGCTGTCACTAACAGCAGCTGACACCAGCACCTGCTTCTCTTCCAGAGCTAAAATCTCCCGCTTTTTTGGCGGAAGGCACTCATTACAACGCTCCTGGTTAGACTTCATTGTCTTGGAGCTTTTCCCGA
Proteins encoded in this region:
- the LOC132103039 gene encoding ataxin-1-like, coding for MKSNQERCNECLPPKKREILALEEKQVLVSAAVSDSQSGENLAWLASVATMASMAHIPNNAGPSQSNSAEPDSPPPSNKALTVVTEYPLTTTSAGFSFSSNSSTYRGVFSGPTVLTSNPAVFSTSLPQTIGSVQYTQLPPNLQLIGPYTSYISSQIVPSTTSPTQPRRTPQEVLATTAVISQASSLDSQNHHVISSIPNVSHTQCIQVDSAPLGLTVSSPSAQLPIQIHPHSAVLAPHALALTPSQVVLHYTDGFIAKQPGSNHREMQNGTLGEIAVVKHSTAKVISSQSEGDQSHKQNHDLGLQTQAQVLLPADYSTHDRTGLQTSLMLVSSSHLAANNSELQSILGKDHLSLHLPDRGGICIGKPMSRVSALTSSDSQVSPASTISPHTLMQAPHNTPQQELSTSVYSATQVPIIGYITSASGGPQQAVTGYQSNLPQHVVISGNTSLLIPVSATNINPLTAEPELTCCSVIPSIANASTALPQTFINTSPPAASVLPNGKDITVSDGGHASRVVPSPTQIQLPVLSASVVGSPVPVTPPTSISPQSSPSSPSAVLPPFFMKGSIIQLADGELKRVEDLRTEDFVQSAEVSGELKIDSSTVEHIECSRTPNAVIIQFSVGENKAQVCVEVLVEYPFFVFGQGWSSCCPDRTTQLLALSCAKLSVGDVCISLTLKSLNDSIQKKDNFSNSVMKHNNTLKSAKNNGPSEERPTQMEDLKKGHKMTSGVENSSGTLVETSNQRNLLTLLENGDINPQTQVNLQNQAEKTYTFSAERAVSRKRRWSAPERGEMLRSQEDPQILPKFSFLPHHLKVSIEGHSSTGC